The Pygocentrus nattereri isolate fPygNat1 chromosome 2, fPygNat1.pri, whole genome shotgun sequence genome has a window encoding:
- the rasl11a gene encoding ras-like protein family member 11A-like has product MRLIDQPGTMSSGSSNFLLVPIPEYPVLDCVPNKNVKIVVLGASNVGKTALIVRFLTKRFIGDYEANTGALYSRKINLDGEQVSLQVQDTPCVSLQDDAEGLYCQEQINRSIYWADGYVLVFSITDLHSYRTIQPLYQHVRRIHPSGNIPIILVGNKSDLLRARQVPAHEGEALAAELGGPYFEASARENHEGVHAAFLHLCQEVSRALGGGNGEKRRGGLHLARPKSPNMQELKRRFRQVLSSKVKSATAL; this is encoded by the exons ATGCGCCTTATCGACCAGCCGGGAACAATGAGCAGTGGCTCTAGCAACTTTCTGCTAGTCCCAATACCAGAGTACCCTGTTCTAGactgtgtacctaataaaaacGTCAAAATAGTCGTTCTCGGAGCGAGTAACGTCGGCAAAACAG CCTTGATTGTAAGATTCCTGACCAAGAGATTCATTGGAGATTATGAAGCGAACACAG GGGCCTTGTACTCAAGGAAGATCAATCTAGATGGAGAGCAGGTTTCCTTACAAGTGCAAGACACTCCCTGTGTATCACTGCAG GATGATGCAGAGGGTCTGTACTGCCAAGAGCAGATCAACCGCTCCATTTACTGGGCCGATGGCTACGTCCTAGTCTTCTCTATCACTGACCTTCACAGCTATAGAACCATCCAGCCTCTGTATCAACATGTGCGCCGCATCCACCCCAGCGGAAACATCCCCATCATTCTGGTGGGAAACAAGAGTGACCTGCTGCGGGCGAGGCAGGTGCCGGCCCATGAGGGTGAGGCGCTGGCCGCTGAACTCGGGGGACCTTACTTTGAGGCTTCAGCCCGGGAAAACCATGAGGGCGTGCACGCAGCTTTTCTGCACTTATGCCAGGAGGTGAGTCGTGCACTGGGAGGAGGGAAtggggagaagaggagaggaggactACACCTCGCTCGACCTAAGAGCCCTAACATGCAGGAGCTGAAAAGAAGGTTCCGGCAAGTGCTGTCTTCTAAAGTGAAGTCAGCTACTGCGctctga
- the usp12b gene encoding ubiquitin carboxyl-terminal hydrolase 12 yields MEILMTVRKIASICTMGANASALEKEIGPEQFPVNEHYFGLVNFGNTCYCNSVLQALYFCRPFREKVLAYKVQPRRKESLLTCLADLFNSIATQKKKVGVIPPKKFISRLRKENELFDNYMQQDAHEFLNYLLNTIADLLQEEKSQERQQNGKLVQNGGGGGSGSSTGDAESDEKTQQTWVHEIFQGTLTNETRCLNCEAVSSKDEDFLDLSVDVEQNTSITHCLRGFSNTETLCSEYKYYCEQCRSKQEAQKRMRVKKLPMILALHLKRFKYMDQLHRYTKLSYRVVFPLELRLFNTSGDATNPDRMYDLVAVVVHCGSGPNRGHYITIVKSHGFWLLFDDDIVEKIDAQAIEEFYGLTSDISKNSESGYILFYQSRD; encoded by the exons ATGGAAATACTGATGACAGTCCGAAAGATCGCCTCGATTTGTACGATG GGCGCCAATGCCTCTGCCTTGGAGAAGGAGATTGGACCGGAACAGTTCCCCGTAAATGAACACTACTTTGGGCTGGTCAAT TTCGGCAACACCTGCTATTGTAACTCAGTGCTGCAGGCCCTGTACTTTTGCCGGCCCTTCAGAGAAAAAGTGCTGGCTTATAAGGTCCAGCCACGGCGCAAAGAGAGCCTCCTGACCTGTCTAGCAGACCTCTTTAACAGCATTGCCACGCAAAAGAAGAAGGTGGGAGTCATTCCCCCTAAGAAGTTCATCTCGCGGCTGAGGAAGGAAAATG AGCTGTTTGACAATTACATGCAGCAAGACGCACATGAGTTTCTCAACTACCTGCTCAACACAATCGCGGACCTGCTGCAGGAGGAGAAGAGCCAGGAGCGGCAGCAGAATGGCAAGCTGGTGCAGaacggaggaggaggaggcagcGGGAGCAGCACAGGGGACGCGGAATCAGATGAGAAGACTCAGCAGACCTGGGTGCACGAGATTTTCCAGGGCACGCTGACCAATGAGACACGCTGCCTCAACTGTGAAGCG GTGAGCAGTAAAGACGAGGACTTTTTAGACCTCTCAGTGGATGTGGAGCAGAACACCTCCATTACACACTGTCTCAG GGGCTTCAGTAACACAGAGACCTTATGTAGTGAATACAAGTACTACTGTGAGCAGTGTCGGAGCAAGCAGGAGGCACAGAAAAG GATGCGGGTGAAGAAATTACCCATGATCCTCGCCCTGCACCTAAAGCGCTTTAAGTACATGGACCAGCTGCATCGCTACACCAAGCTGTCCTACCGTGTGGTCTTCCCTCTGGAGCTGAGGCTCTTTAACACCTCTGGAGATGCCACCAACCCTGACCGCATGTATGACCTCGTGGCTGTGGTAGTGCACTGTGGGAG TGGTCCAAATCGTGGCCATTACATCACTATAGTGAAGAGTCACGGCTTCTGGCTACTGTTTGATGATGACATTGTAGAG AAAATAGATGCCCAGGCAATAGAGGAGTTCTATGGGCTGACATCTGACATTTCCAAAAACTCAGAGTCAGGGTACATCCTCTTCTACCAGTCCAGAGACTGA